Genomic segment of Sander lucioperca isolate FBNREF2018 chromosome 20, SLUC_FBN_1.2, whole genome shotgun sequence:
CCAGAGTGCACTACCACTGCATGCAATGTGTACTTGCAGTCATTCTGGAAGAACAAAGTAACTTATAAAACATTGTATAAAAGATACAATGTgcagatattattattatttttttttttttattttttttttaagtacctGGGCAAAGTCTGTAGAGAACGCTTCCTTAAGAGTCTCAGAAAAGTCAAAGGTTTCTGGAAAGGTAACCCTGCAATCAAGTTTTCGGGTGATACCACGGCCATTGCGATACCTTTTCAGGTGCACACACAAGATCCGAGGCAGGGATAGCAGTTTGACAccctgagaaagaaaaaaagatgttcCACTATGTTTGATCCATACTTTATGGGAAGCATTTAAACCAAGTCTCACCTGTTTAGATGGAGTCTTCTTGCCACATTCTGCACAAAAGCAGCAATTTATGCCCTTTAGCTCCTGATGCTCAAAGAAGGAGGTCATGCAGTCTTCCTGAAAAGgttaatgtaaaaaatacttGTAAGTTCGACTTCAGGGACATCTACagtaatagtttgacattttagaaaatatgtttatttgctttcttgacgagAGTTGAGAATGAGAAGTTGAGATGAGAAGTTGAGACCACTTAGACTACTCTCACTTCTGAAGGGTAAATGTGTAGCGGCAGCCATTtggcttagcataaagactggaaacaggtggaaacagCCAGCATGACTCTGTCCAAAAGATAACAAAATCCACTTATCAGCACAAACAGAACATAAACCGAGGTGTAAATTGTCAATTTGTTGTTTTACGGGGGTTATGTTTTGGACTATTTCATGGCAACTGCTCCTGGCAAAGAAATAGTCGGGTACATAACCCCTCCCCCCCTAAAAGCTTTACATAAGAACTGGGAACAACTAGCCCAGCACTGTCGATCAGTAAAGAAAATTCAACTACCTGCACCTCACATTCTCACAATTGAACAGGTTACATTTTGTGTATTTAATCTGTACAATCTGTGCAGTTATGTGCAGGATTACTTCTTAGCCAGGAGGAGCGACTTTGTCGTTATACACTTCTGATTTTTTATGGATTAAACAACATACATAACGTTTTGATTAGTTAGCATAAGAGGAGTGCTGGAAGGGGGGTTTTGTTACCTTCgcacagagccaggctagctgtttctctctgttttatgctaagctaactggctgcaaGCTGTAGCTTCCAATTGAACGTACACAGACacaagagtggtatcaatcttttcatctaacgtttgtcaaaaaaacaccaatgattatatttcccaaaatgtcgaaatattccttaaaaaaacaattcacttcaaaagaaaaaaaaaaaaaaaacatcaccagAGAATCGTGATCTTCCTTTACATGCAGAGGCAGGCTGAGCAGGTAGCTCGTCAGAGTCTGGACGGAGGGACACTCTGAACACTGCAGGTACGTCTCCACAGAAATCTTGTACAGATTCTGGATTTCAAGAGCCTGGCAAGGGAAAACAAATGCAAGCACACTATAGATGATGCCCTTACAGGtggaaaaataacaaataatcaTGATTCATGAATGAAGCCCAACCAGAGGTTTGTCATCCATCTGCTGTTGCATGAAGTTCAGGATGGCGAGAAACACCTCATCAGCATCATGCTGCGTATTAACTGCAAAACATTGTCAGAAGTCAGAAGATAAACCACAtcaatattcaatattttgtAAGTTTGTTTTTCCTTACGTCGAACACAGTTCCTGTCCAGGGAGTGGAGGAAGTCACGATGAGGAACGGGTCCACTGTGGTCCCTCCTCATGGCCGTGAGAACTCTCTTTAGCTGCAGGGGGACGCTGTCCTCTGTCACACTAGCTGCTTTCCACCTTGTGCAATTAATAAATCgtcatttatctttttttttttttttttttttggcacatgAGGAAAGCAGCCTTGTTTCCAGATTGACACCTGTGTGCTCCCCGCTTTCCTTCTCAAGGTTGCTGTCATTTTATTCAATAATATCTATAGTAATTATGTATTTTCACTGATTATTTATTAAGGGAATATGTGGTGGTGGCACTGCTTGTAAACCCTATCATTGGTGTGCTTTTTTTTAGCCTGTGTATTATTATGAAGTGGTGTTCAATGTCGACGGTATAGAACAGCATTTTCATTGTGGTTCCCtgtttaaataattgttgttTTGTATAATAAATGTCTTTAGTCATTTCTTCTTGCgtgtagtctgttttctgtcactGAAGTGCTCAACCCAAAGAAAAATAGTATTACCCTGTTACAGATGTTGATAACAATTTACAAGTTGAGCCATGACACATTGTTTAATATATCATAAAACAGATGTTATTTGTCATTAGTAGTTATTCCTGCTTTGGTCCTGTTTGTTACCTGTTTGTGATGTGGCATTCTACCAGCAAAACAGAGAACCTAGGGTGTTGACTTGCCTTTATACAACAGGTGTG
This window contains:
- the usp18 gene encoding ubl carboxyl-terminal hydrolase 18; the protein is MHSRICNAFSALIMRDYFGLRGLTNYHLSCCVNTLLQTFFATWEIGDLLDKWKAASVTEDSVPLQLKRVLTAMRRDHSGPVPHRDFLHSLDRNCVRLNTQHDADEVFLAILNFMQQQMDDKPLALEIQNLYKISVETYLQCSECPSVQTLTSYLLSLPLHVKEDHDSLEDCMTSFFEHQELKGINCCFCAECGKKTPSKQGVKLLSLPRILCVHLKRYRNGRGITRKLDCRVTFPETFDFSETLKEAFSTDFAQNDCKYTLHAVVVHSGSAVCGHYTAYVRNRENQGWYYADDSHMKRSSWEEVQTTYGGHHRGTAYMLMYRRGSKEEVQQPELSG